In one window of Deltaproteobacteria bacterium DNA:
- a CDS encoding 2-oxoacid:acceptor oxidoreductase family protein, giving the protein MKEKEVIEIRGDGRAGSGLVLTLQSVAASAVDDPKLFVQEWPFFSSARKGVPTRGFLRLSQKPIEKSSEITQPYISIMMDEGVSLMVDFAEGVPKDGIFILNTSLSPTDAAKKFRLSGRVYTIDGDQLSTRFLKKPLGNISVFALLMEILPYFDPLQACKQLEKLLKKRRLPEFLVKANSELFNASLGQARFADCNNAGAADHLPTPFGGYGELMPGAQSRLRLSRSNRTSAYARTGFVLKFADPQNACNGCGHCIINCPENIIQFHPDPETGVKVTGADITNYCKLCRECIAICPKTLFAEVPA; this is encoded by the coding sequence ATGAAGGAGAAGGAAGTCATTGAGATCCGCGGAGATGGCAGAGCCGGAAGCGGACTTGTTTTGACCCTGCAAAGCGTTGCCGCGTCTGCCGTGGACGATCCCAAACTTTTCGTCCAAGAGTGGCCCTTTTTTAGCTCCGCTCGAAAGGGTGTTCCCACGCGCGGATTTTTAAGACTCAGTCAAAAACCCATTGAAAAATCTTCTGAAATCACACAACCCTACATCAGTATCATGATGGATGAAGGAGTTTCTTTGATGGTTGATTTTGCGGAAGGCGTTCCAAAAGATGGAATTTTTATTCTGAACACGTCGCTCTCCCCTACAGACGCCGCAAAAAAATTCCGACTTTCAGGGCGCGTCTACACGATAGACGGAGACCAGTTATCCACACGCTTTTTGAAAAAACCGCTCGGCAACATCTCTGTTTTTGCACTTCTCATGGAAATACTTCCCTACTTCGATCCTCTTCAGGCCTGCAAACAGCTCGAAAAATTGCTCAAAAAAAGACGCCTGCCTGAATTTCTTGTTAAGGCGAACAGTGAGCTCTTCAATGCGAGTCTGGGTCAGGCACGTTTCGCGGATTGCAATAATGCGGGAGCCGCAGATCATCTTCCAACGCCATTTGGCGGGTATGGAGAATTAATGCCCGGAGCGCAATCCCGTCTTCGCCTCTCAAGAAGCAACCGCACCTCGGCTTATGCGCGCACTGGGTTTGTCCTCAAATTTGCCGACCCCCAAAATGCCTGCAACGGATGCGGTCACTGCATTATCAATTGTCCCGAAAATATTATCCAATTTCATCCCGATCCGGAAACAGGCGTTAAAGTAACGGGTGCCGATATAACCAACTATTGCAAACTTTGCCGTGAATGTATCGCCATCTGTCCCAAAACATTATTCGCGGAGGTCCCCGCGTGA
- a CDS encoding FAD:protein FMN transferase, with protein sequence MKKTDILFSRRQFLKVLSVGIGTGALAAGGLWRWRSLAPMSVVQKTRPLLGTFFTITVHDSDEAMAEKAVEYAFAAVEMVDRVMSIHRFDSDLSRVNATAGNDMVSVDPYLIDILKMTQQFHGLTGGVYDVTCLPLLQLYGFYQSQTENLHYPSDRKIYEILSVIDQKQITLDEKSNRVGLARAKAGIDLGSIGKGYAVDRAGDVLKSFGIKNALIDAGGNVLAMGAPHGDKNSAKGWHVAIRNPEVQNKEAYFEMLTLKDEAVATSGNYEQSLWLDGQRVGHLFDAKKGKPSDPLLSATAVAKNATLADGLSTSVFLLGKAGASRFKEIAKDIYYHSEDS encoded by the coding sequence ATGAAAAAGACAGACATTCTTTTTTCCAGACGGCAATTTCTTAAAGTTCTTTCAGTAGGAATCGGTACAGGGGCTTTGGCGGCAGGGGGTCTCTGGCGCTGGCGTTCTCTTGCTCCGATGTCTGTCGTCCAAAAAACAAGACCTCTTTTAGGAACTTTTTTCACGATAACCGTTCATGATTCCGATGAAGCCATGGCTGAAAAGGCCGTTGAATATGCCTTTGCCGCCGTTGAGATGGTGGATCGTGTCATGAGTATTCACCGTTTCGATAGCGATTTGTCACGGGTTAACGCCACTGCAGGGAATGACATGGTTTCGGTTGATCCGTATCTCATTGATATTCTGAAAATGACTCAGCAGTTTCACGGTTTGACCGGCGGTGTTTATGATGTGACGTGTCTTCCGTTACTGCAACTTTACGGATTTTATCAATCGCAAACAGAAAATCTCCATTACCCCAGCGACAGAAAAATTTATGAAATTCTTTCCGTGATTGATCAGAAACAAATCACGCTTGATGAAAAATCAAACCGTGTGGGGCTCGCCCGTGCGAAGGCGGGGATTGATCTTGGTTCTATTGGAAAGGGTTATGCCGTGGATCGCGCGGGAGATGTCTTAAAATCTTTCGGAATTAAAAACGCGCTAATAGACGCGGGCGGTAATGTGTTGGCCATGGGTGCACCTCACGGGGATAAAAATTCGGCGAAAGGGTGGCATGTCGCTATTCGCAATCCTGAAGTGCAAAACAAAGAGGCTTATTTTGAAATGTTGACTTTAAAAGACGAGGCCGTTGCCACGAGCGGAAATTATGAACAAAGCTTATGGCTGGATGGCCAACGCGTCGGTCATCTCTTTGACGCGAAAAAAGGCAAACCTTCTGATCCTTTGCTCAGTGCTACAGCTGTCGCCAAAAATGCGACGCTCGCGGATGGCTTGAGTACCAGCGTTTTCCTGTTGGGCAAGGCCGGCGCGTCTCGTTTTAAAGAAATTGCGAAAGACATTTATTATCATTCTGAAGATAGTTGA
- a CDS encoding ferredoxin yields the protein MSDQNREFYVDEDLCTGCGDCIKAMPRYFADTGEDTAEVTNFAGADLAKLESVMNACPGKAIKWK from the coding sequence ATGTCAGACCAAAATCGGGAATTTTATGTCGATGAAGACCTTTGCACCGGTTGCGGAGACTGTATTAAGGCCATGCCGCGATATTTTGCCGACACGGGCGAAGATACGGCGGAAGTAACAAATTTCGCCGGTGCGGATCTTGCAAAGTTGGAATCCGTCATGAATGCCTGCCCGGGGAAAGCCATTAAATGGAAATGA
- a CDS encoding RnfABCDGE type electron transport complex subunit D → MTEASPQFLLSPGPHLRSGLTTKQIMWWVNVSLAPIFLWAISIYGVRVVWVLVSGVLGALFAEGFVNKCRHQKQTLGDGSAVLTGILLVGTLSPGIPIWMPFTGSFVAIVFAKMLFGGLGYNIFNPALIGRAFLMATFPLAMTTTWLKARPGLFFPPDAVTQATPLNILKMEGLTSAVKTLGLGSKFYGELFLGLRAGSIGEVSVLLILLGAGLLLWKGIIKLPIPLSILAGLGLIAIFSKVPLFHLLTGGVWFGAFFMATDYVTAPMSPKAQIIFGLCVGLITGVIRLWGGYPEGICYAILIMNAVTPALNRWFRPSRPKWEGTPS, encoded by the coding sequence ATGACGGAGGCTTCGCCACAATTTTTGCTTTCTCCGGGTCCGCATTTAAGGTCCGGTCTCACAACAAAACAGATCATGTGGTGGGTGAATGTCTCGCTGGCTCCGATTTTTCTTTGGGCGATTTCTATTTATGGTGTGCGTGTGGTGTGGGTTTTGGTGAGCGGTGTTTTGGGGGCGTTGTTTGCCGAAGGATTTGTCAACAAATGCCGTCATCAAAAACAAACGCTGGGAGATGGCAGTGCTGTTCTCACGGGAATACTGCTTGTGGGAACTCTCTCTCCGGGAATTCCAATTTGGATGCCCTTCACCGGTTCTTTTGTGGCGATTGTTTTCGCGAAAATGCTTTTCGGTGGGTTGGGGTACAACATTTTCAATCCCGCGTTGATCGGTCGGGCCTTTTTGATGGCCACTTTTCCTCTTGCGATGACGACAACTTGGTTGAAGGCGCGTCCCGGCCTTTTTTTCCCACCCGACGCTGTAACACAGGCGACCCCGCTGAACATTCTTAAAATGGAAGGTTTAACTTCCGCAGTCAAAACACTGGGACTTGGTTCGAAATTTTACGGAGAACTTTTTTTGGGTCTTCGGGCGGGTTCTATCGGTGAGGTTTCTGTTCTGCTAATTCTTTTGGGAGCGGGACTTCTTCTTTGGAAGGGAATCATCAAGCTTCCTATTCCTCTTTCCATTCTTGCCGGTCTTGGCCTTATCGCCATTTTTTCCAAGGTTCCGCTGTTTCATCTTCTTACAGGTGGGGTTTGGTTCGGTGCTTTTTTCATGGCAACGGATTATGTCACCGCACCGATGAGTCCCAAGGCGCAGATTATTTTTGGACTTTGCGTTGGACTGATCACGGGTGTCATCCGTTTGTGGGGTGGGTATCCCGAAGGAATCTGTTACGCGATTTTGATTATGAACGCCGTTACTCCGGCGCTTAACCGTTGGTTTCGTCCCTCACGACCCAAATGGGAGGGGACTCCTTCATGA
- a CDS encoding type IV toxin-antitoxin system AbiEi family antitoxin domain-containing protein: MKFLDLNAFITLNEAKKMGVNPMMLSRLAANKELLRVEHGVYARDLDWLTEPLKKYIVPCTLYPKAVVCGISALTYYNLTDAEERQIWIALPALKIIHNPRYRIIRPSRVAYTLGVEKYFFGKRVVRIYNIEKTIVDAFKYSTEEVAIKALKGYLKRKDKKVQKLCDYSRQLRKPLDEIITALLSDE; this comes from the coding sequence ATGAAATTCCTTGATCTTAATGCTTTCATTACACTCAATGAAGCCAAAAAAATGGGAGTTAATCCGATGATGCTTTCTAGGCTTGCCGCGAACAAAGAACTCCTTCGAGTCGAGCACGGCGTATACGCACGCGATCTTGATTGGCTCACAGAACCTCTCAAAAAATATATTGTTCCATGCACTCTTTATCCGAAAGCAGTTGTTTGCGGCATTTCAGCACTGACTTATTACAATCTTACTGACGCAGAAGAACGACAAATTTGGATTGCCCTTCCTGCCCTTAAAATTATTCATAACCCACGATATCGAATCATTCGGCCCTCCCGTGTTGCTTATACTCTGGGAGTTGAAAAATATTTTTTCGGCAAACGTGTTGTACGAATTTATAATATCGAAAAAACCATTGTGGATGCCTTCAAATACAGCACCGAAGAAGTTGCCATCAAGGCCCTGAAAGGCTATCTCAAAAGAAAGGATAAAAAAGTCCAGAAACTATGCGACTATTCCAGACAGCTTCGAAAACCTCTGGATGAAATAATTACTGCTCTACTATCGGATGAATAA
- a CDS encoding 3'-5' exoribonuclease — protein MANKIEIYVSTDIEADGPIPGVNSMLSFGSAAFLADKTLVSTFTANLETLPGATADPKTMEWWRGQPKAWKTCRENLQSPEKAMKDYVVWLKGLPGIPVFVGYPAAYDFMFVYWYLIRFTGESPFSFSALDIKTLAMSLLKKDYRKSTQKNMPKRWFDPLSSSHLAHRALDDAIEQGVLFCNMLADLKKGCTCPSR, from the coding sequence ATGGCAAATAAAATAGAAATCTATGTCAGCACCGATATTGAAGCCGATGGTCCGATTCCCGGCGTGAATTCCATGTTGAGTTTCGGGTCGGCGGCGTTTCTTGCCGATAAAACTTTGGTCAGCACGTTTACCGCCAATCTGGAAACTTTACCGGGCGCCACAGCTGATCCAAAAACAATGGAATGGTGGCGAGGGCAACCGAAGGCGTGGAAAACGTGCAGAGAGAATTTGCAATCGCCGGAAAAAGCGATGAAAGATTATGTTGTCTGGTTAAAGGGACTCCCGGGAATTCCCGTTTTTGTCGGTTATCCTGCCGCTTATGATTTTATGTTTGTCTATTGGTATCTGATTCGCTTCACCGGCGAGAGTCCGTTTTCATTCTCCGCTCTGGATATAAAAACGCTGGCGATGTCGCTTCTCAAAAAGGATTACCGCAAATCAACACAGAAAAATATGCCGAAGCGCTGGTTTGACCCACTTTCATCCTCACATCTTGCACACCGCGCCCTCGATGACGCCATCGAACAGGGAGTTTTGTTCTGCAATATGCTGGCGGATTTGAAAAAAGGATGCACTTGCCCAAGCCGGTGA
- a CDS encoding electron transport complex subunit RsxA produces MDRKTDTQWNIGPSLIGTILTVLIASALIQNFVFTRYLGLCVFFGVSRKRDTAIGMGVTFTLVGVLSGLLAWVLDRFILRPFSLRFLQIIVFIGIVAFLVQMVDTILRKVHRSLHRKFGIYVVLITTNCIILAVPLLNALNESGFWPSLALALGSGLGFALALFLMSCAREKADLSPIPAIFRGLPIAFILAGLFAMAFLGFSGLRI; encoded by the coding sequence ATGGACCGCAAAACGGATACCCAATGGAATATCGGACCGTCCCTGATCGGCACGATACTGACGGTTCTCATTGCGTCCGCGCTTATTCAAAATTTTGTTTTCACGCGTTATCTGGGTCTCTGCGTTTTTTTTGGAGTCAGCCGAAAAAGGGATACGGCGATTGGGATGGGAGTAACTTTTACTCTTGTCGGAGTTCTTTCGGGACTTCTTGCATGGGTGCTCGACCGCTTTATCTTGCGTCCCTTTTCTCTTCGTTTCCTGCAGATTATTGTTTTTATTGGCATCGTGGCCTTTTTGGTGCAGATGGTTGACACCATTCTGAGGAAAGTTCATCGGTCTTTGCACCGCAAATTCGGAATTTATGTTGTTTTGATCACCACAAACTGCATTATCTTGGCGGTCCCGTTGTTGAATGCGCTCAATGAAAGCGGCTTCTGGCCCTCGCTGGCTTTGGCTCTGGGGTCCGGGCTGGGATTTGCGCTGGCTCTTTTTCTCATGAGTTGCGCGAGAGAAAAAGCGGACCTGTCGCCCATACCGGCGATTTTCCGTGGTTTGCCCATCGCCTTTATTTTAGCGGGACTTTTCGCCATGGCGTTTTTGGGATTTTCAGGATTAAGAATATGA
- the rsxC gene encoding electron transport complex subunit RsxC, translated as MNTFLRGGVSFFDDQKSQTSHKPIERFVPKEVTIPLSQHLGEPARPIVARKQKVMRGDCIGEAVSGGVTTGGTPIHASVTGTVKRVALQPHPLLVESLAVVIETDPNAAETVWEEVPGWMDLPKGKMLEQIASAGIVGLGGAQFPTYRKLKLPEGVKVDTLILNGAECEPYLTSDHRLLLEMSLEVLQGAKLIAKILGVSKILIGIEENKKDAADVLRIAITKQHTSPSPKVVLCQTRYPQGSEKQLIEALTGRVVPPGKLPMHVGVMVQNVATAVACYQAIRYRRPLLDRILTVSGKGILEPKNVSVPIGTLVSDIVTFCGGIHQRTNKVIVGGPMMGRALGRLDIPVIKGTGGLLFLRAEEVRKEIYGPCISCGRCLEACPLGLEPNQISIYTEAGRSLDTESFGTKECFECGSCAYVCPAVRPLVQFIQIAKKSFQTGSQFGLARPEQNL; from the coding sequence ATGAACACTTTTTTACGCGGCGGTGTTTCCTTTTTTGATGACCAGAAATCGCAAACATCCCACAAACCGATTGAACGTTTTGTCCCAAAAGAGGTGACGATTCCTCTGAGTCAACACTTGGGCGAACCCGCGCGTCCCATTGTGGCGCGAAAACAAAAAGTGATGCGTGGCGATTGTATCGGCGAAGCCGTATCCGGCGGAGTCACAACCGGCGGAACACCTATTCATGCCTCGGTAACGGGGACGGTGAAAAGAGTGGCCCTGCAACCTCATCCTCTTCTGGTAGAATCTTTGGCTGTTGTGATTGAAACAGATCCCAATGCGGCTGAAACAGTTTGGGAAGAAGTGCCCGGTTGGATGGATCTTCCGAAGGGAAAAATGTTGGAACAAATTGCCAGTGCTGGAATTGTTGGTCTGGGCGGCGCTCAGTTTCCAACTTACCGAAAATTAAAACTTCCTGAAGGTGTGAAGGTGGACACATTGATTCTGAACGGGGCGGAATGCGAACCCTATCTCACCAGTGATCATCGTCTTCTTTTGGAAATGTCCTTGGAAGTTTTGCAGGGGGCAAAACTCATTGCGAAAATTCTTGGTGTTTCAAAAATTTTGATCGGCATTGAGGAAAATAAAAAAGATGCGGCCGACGTACTTCGAATAGCCATTACCAAGCAACACACTTCTCCTTCTCCGAAGGTAGTGTTGTGTCAGACACGTTACCCGCAAGGATCGGAAAAACAGTTGATCGAAGCGTTAACGGGTAGGGTTGTTCCTCCCGGAAAACTTCCGATGCACGTTGGCGTGATGGTTCAAAACGTGGCTACGGCCGTGGCATGCTATCAAGCCATTCGCTACCGGCGACCTCTGTTGGACCGAATTCTCACGGTTTCGGGAAAAGGAATTTTAGAACCCAAAAATGTCAGCGTTCCGATTGGAACTCTCGTTAGCGACATCGTTACTTTTTGTGGCGGCATCCATCAACGAACAAACAAAGTTATTGTCGGTGGTCCCATGATGGGGCGCGCTTTGGGACGACTTGATATTCCCGTAATCAAGGGAACCGGTGGACTTCTTTTTTTGCGGGCGGAAGAAGTTCGCAAAGAAATTTATGGTCCCTGTATTTCCTGCGGTCGTTGTTTGGAAGCTTGTCCTCTGGGTTTGGAGCCGAATCAGATTTCTATTTATACAGAAGCGGGGCGGTCCTTGGACACAGAATCTTTCGGAACAAAAGAATGTTTTGAGTGCGGTTCCTGCGCCTATGTCTGTCCTGCCGTCCGGCCGCTCGTGCAATTTATTCAGATTGCAAAAAAATCATTTCAAACGGGAAGTCAATTTGGTTTGGCCAGACCGGAGCAAAATTTATGA
- the rsxE gene encoding electron transport complex subunit RsxE has protein sequence MPPPPPTRELLWRGFFSENPVFRLALSLCPAVAVTNSVKNGMMMGVAVLAVQVLSSMTVALFRGFIHDKVRIPVYTIVIAVWVTVIDMILAAYVPDVYAEIGLYIKLIVAFAIIISRLEVFASKYPLIPSITDGFAMGLGFCFALVLIGSFREVLGNGSFWGIPIVSSQPILLFILPAGGFFTIGLLMAAMNWIDIKRGVKLADQGGGHG, from the coding sequence TTGCCACCCCCTCCGCCGACCCGCGAACTTTTGTGGCGCGGATTTTTTTCAGAGAATCCCGTTTTCCGGTTGGCGCTCAGTCTTTGTCCCGCCGTAGCCGTAACGAACTCGGTTAAAAATGGAATGATGATGGGTGTCGCCGTTTTGGCGGTGCAGGTTTTGTCGAGTATGACCGTGGCGCTTTTCCGCGGTTTCATTCACGACAAGGTGCGTATTCCCGTTTACACCATTGTCATCGCCGTCTGGGTGACTGTGATCGACATGATATTGGCGGCTTATGTGCCCGATGTTTACGCTGAGATCGGTCTTTACATCAAACTGATTGTCGCCTTCGCGATTATTATTTCACGTCTGGAAGTTTTCGCTTCGAAATATCCTCTAATTCCCTCCATCACAGATGGTTTTGCGATGGGACTTGGTTTTTGTTTCGCACTGGTTTTGATCGGATCTTTTCGCGAGGTGTTGGGGAACGGTTCTTTTTGGGGCATCCCCATCGTTTCATCACAACCCATTTTGCTTTTCATTCTGCCGGCCGGAGGATTTTTCACGATTGGTCTCCTGATGGCGGCCATGAACTGGATCGACATAAAACGTGGCGTTAAACTTGCGGATCAGGGAGGTGGCCATGGCTAA
- a CDS encoding Fe-S cluster domain-containing protein, whose protein sequence is MELTSIAIFGVVVFTLLGIFFGFALAATARRFYVAVNPVIESVRACLPSANCGACGFAGCQAYAEAVVEEAKTPANLCVPGGKAVAEEVARLSGKVAEQMEERVAVLRCHGTTAYVKEQAEYLGIRSCTAASLVFGGPRACKNGCLGLGDCVRVCPFDAMTVDQLGIVVIDSKKCTGCGLCIPACPKNILELYPAARRIELSCVAREKVSAVRAKCAVGCTTCQKCVNACPAKALTFDDVTIRIDHKACIAYGPGCAEVCVDVCPTFILHRRGQVPLLEELAHPSGLDHGQ, encoded by the coding sequence ATGGAACTGACATCCATTGCCATTTTCGGTGTGGTCGTTTTCACTTTACTCGGGATTTTTTTCGGTTTTGCATTGGCGGCAACGGCGCGGCGTTTTTATGTGGCCGTGAATCCCGTCATCGAAAGCGTTCGCGCCTGTCTTCCTTCCGCAAACTGCGGTGCATGCGGATTTGCCGGTTGCCAAGCTTATGCCGAAGCCGTTGTGGAGGAGGCAAAAACTCCGGCCAATCTTTGTGTCCCCGGAGGAAAAGCGGTGGCGGAAGAGGTTGCGCGTTTGAGTGGAAAGGTGGCGGAACAAATGGAAGAGCGCGTTGCGGTGTTGCGTTGTCACGGGACCACCGCGTATGTGAAAGAGCAGGCTGAATATCTGGGAATTCGCAGTTGCACCGCGGCATCTCTTGTTTTTGGCGGACCGCGTGCTTGCAAGAATGGTTGTCTGGGTCTTGGAGATTGTGTGCGTGTCTGTCCCTTCGACGCAATGACGGTGGATCAGCTTGGAATCGTCGTCATCGATTCGAAAAAATGTACCGGTTGCGGTCTTTGTATTCCGGCCTGTCCAAAAAATATTCTTGAACTTTATCCCGCGGCGCGCCGGATTGAACTTTCCTGTGTTGCGCGTGAAAAGGTGTCCGCTGTCCGGGCCAAATGTGCTGTGGGTTGCACGACTTGTCAAAAATGTGTTAACGCCTGTCCCGCAAAAGCGCTTACGTTTGATGATGTAACAATTCGAATAGATCACAAGGCCTGTATTGCTTACGGGCCCGGATGTGCTGAAGTGTGTGTAGATGTTTGTCCAACATTTATATTGCATCGCAGAGGGCAAGTGCCGCTTCTCGAAGAACTGGCACACCCTAGTGGATTGGACCATGGACAATAG
- a CDS encoding DUF4065 domain-containing protein, whose protein sequence is MLFKFIQQLRKKHNLTQEFLASKLGISRPTYVQIELGERDLMINEAKELADIFNIPFENFLRGEEGMPPIVKIEQEKKPVQPEKDRIRISVPQKNLKKFKEVLLYILSKVGGKPNVGKTVLYKLLYFIDFDYYEKFEEQLIGATYIKNHYGPTPVEFKKIVEQMESQGELETVKSKYFQHEQKKYLPHRSPDLSLLTAQEKEHIDEVLARLSNKNAKELSDYSHGDVPWLTRNFGEPLSYESVFYRDEKYSVRNYGDDL, encoded by the coding sequence ATGCTTTTCAAATTCATTCAACAATTACGCAAGAAGCATAATCTTACGCAGGAGTTTTTGGCGTCAAAGTTGGGTATTTCTCGCCCGACCTATGTGCAAATTGAGCTTGGTGAAAGGGATTTAATGATTAACGAGGCAAAGGAGCTGGCAGACATTTTTAATATCCCGTTTGAAAATTTTTTGCGCGGGGAAGAGGGAATGCCTCCTATCGTAAAAATTGAGCAAGAGAAAAAACCGGTACAACCGGAAAAAGATAGAATCCGCATCAGTGTCCCGCAGAAAAATCTTAAAAAATTCAAAGAGGTGTTGCTCTATATTTTGTCAAAAGTTGGCGGCAAACCGAATGTGGGCAAAACTGTATTGTACAAACTGCTCTATTTTATTGACTTTGACTATTATGAGAAATTTGAGGAACAGTTGATCGGTGCAACCTATATCAAAAATCATTATGGGCCCACTCCCGTAGAATTCAAAAAAATTGTTGAGCAGATGGAATCGCAAGGGGAATTAGAGACCGTTAAGAGTAAGTATTTTCAACACGAACAAAAAAAATATCTTCCACACCGCTCTCCGGATCTTTCTCTTCTAACCGCACAGGAGAAAGAGCATATTGATGAAGTATTGGCGAGACTGTCAAATAAAAATGCTAAAGAGTTAAGTGACTACTCCCACGGAGATGTCCCGTGGCTGACACGCAATTTTGGCGAGCCACTTTCCTATGAGAGCGTATTCTACCGAGACGAAAAATACTCCGTGAGAAATTATGGTGATGACCTTTGA
- a CDS encoding nucleotidyl transferase AbiEii/AbiGii toxin family protein produces the protein MMVNIKSMQARMLNIAKEKNIDFQLLLNRLAAEQFLCRLSQSPHVEKFIFKGGFLLHYLIDSDRKTKDLDFSMKQIRNQVDDVVKIIRSVLDISIDDGIEWKDIDGELLIHPEMDYPGVRLACHFLFGKMKGLVRMDMAIGDAVDAVMISLQCMQYKGQPFFGESFSLLVYPPETIFAEKLHIALKKRDQNTRMKDYYDLFKLIDHDLDQERIKKCIQATFANRKVVPETQIQFEEEALNRLQVYWGHFLKREKMSDAPAHIGEIISKVNIYLQKIYGK, from the coding sequence ATGATGGTCAATATCAAAAGCATGCAAGCTCGCATGCTCAACATCGCCAAAGAAAAAAATATTGATTTTCAGCTTTTGTTGAATCGTCTTGCCGCTGAACAATTTCTTTGCCGTTTGAGTCAATCACCACATGTTGAAAAATTTATTTTCAAAGGTGGTTTCTTGCTCCACTATCTCATTGATTCGGACAGGAAGACAAAGGATCTTGATTTTTCCATGAAGCAGATTCGCAATCAGGTGGATGACGTTGTAAAAATTATCCGTTCGGTTCTGGATATTTCTATTGATGATGGGATCGAATGGAAAGATATCGATGGCGAACTGCTTATTCACCCCGAAATGGATTATCCGGGTGTCAGGCTTGCGTGTCACTTTCTTTTTGGGAAAATGAAGGGTCTTGTGCGAATGGATATGGCTATTGGAGATGCTGTCGATGCTGTAATGATTTCCCTTCAGTGTATGCAGTACAAAGGACAACCCTTTTTTGGAGAATCCTTTTCACTGCTAGTTTATCCACCCGAAACTATCTTTGCGGAAAAACTGCACATTGCTCTAAAAAAACGGGACCAAAATACCCGTATGAAAGATTATTATGATCTTTTCAAGCTGATCGATCATGACCTCGATCAGGAAAGAATCAAGAAGTGTATTCAGGCAACCTTTGCCAATCGCAAGGTGGTTCCGGAAACTCAAATTCAATTTGAGGAAGAGGCTTTGAACAGGTTACAAGTCTATTGGGGACATTTTCTAAAACGTGAAAAAATGTCAGATGCACCCGCACACATTGGCGAAATAATTAGCAAAGTGAATATTTATTTGCAAAAAATTTATGGCAAATAA
- a CDS encoding FMN-binding protein: MKNPSPITGREIWKITLCLTVTCALAAAVLGAVFYFTEPAKQANMAVREISAVRRLLDLSADAKIIEVRRYIDAKETVVGYLLVDALQEYDTQGNFLKKIPKPVSLLNALGEVLDAWVEKEFLDSHFVGRFFMAQDASGKEAGFVTESSQYGFKSSIRFFVALTPDFQIRGVEVISHEEDPGLGAEIAKPLFKDQFVGLRPEDLLTLKLLKGPKPKEVPLPEKEKQIYAVTGATISSKALVDGVRQAVVHLEHRLQIVEGKRGAR, encoded by the coding sequence ATGAAGAATCCGTCTCCGATCACCGGTCGTGAAATTTGGAAGATCACTCTTTGCCTGACAGTAACTTGCGCTTTGGCCGCCGCGGTTTTGGGCGCTGTGTTTTATTTCACGGAGCCCGCAAAGCAAGCCAACATGGCTGTCCGGGAAATTTCAGCGGTGCGAAGACTGCTCGATCTTTCTGCCGATGCGAAAATTATTGAGGTGCGGCGTTACATCGATGCGAAAGAGACAGTCGTTGGTTATCTTCTTGTCGATGCGTTGCAGGAATATGATACGCAAGGAAATTTTCTCAAAAAAATACCAAAACCCGTATCTCTTTTAAATGCGTTGGGGGAAGTCTTGGATGCGTGGGTTGAAAAAGAATTTTTGGACAGTCATTTCGTGGGACGTTTTTTCATGGCGCAGGATGCCAGCGGAAAAGAAGCGGGATTTGTGACCGAGTCAAGTCAATATGGTTTCAAGAGTTCCATTCGTTTTTTTGTGGCTTTGACTCCCGACTTTCAAATTCGTGGTGTGGAAGTGATTTCTCACGAGGAAGATCCGGGATTGGGTGCTGAGATTGCGAAGCCTCTTTTTAAAGATCAGTTTGTGGGACTTCGTCCCGAGGATCTTTTAACATTGAAATTGCTGAAGGGTCCCAAGCCCAAAGAGGTCCCCCTGCCTGAAAAAGAAAAACAAATCTACGCGGTGACCGGTGCAACAATTAGCTCCAAAGCATTGGTAGATGGAGTGAGGCAAGCAGTGGTACATCTGGAGCACCGTTTGCAAATTGTGGAAGGAAAGAGAGGTGCAAGGTGA